DNA sequence from the Candidatus Eisenbacteria bacterium genome:
CTGCAGATCACGAATCTGGATCAGCACGAGATCCTCACTTGCCGGCGCGGCCGGGGCCCGAGGTTTCCTTCCGGACTTTTCCGTTCGGCTTGAGCTCGCGCAACGCCTTGTAGGGCCCAGTCACGACTTCATCCTTCTCGGCGATCTCTCCGAAGATCTCGATCATGGTCTCGCTCGCGATCCCGGTGCGAACCGGCTTGAAGGTCGCAACGCCGTCCTTGACCACGAACACTCCGGTGATCTCCTTGTCGCGCCGCCCGGTCGTGTCCTCCTCGGCGGCCACCGCGTCTCCCTTACGACTCTTCGGAGCCCTGGCCGTCTTGCCGGCCTTGCTCTTCGCGGCACGCTCCAGCTCGCGTTCGGTCCGAACCACGACGGCCTGGATCGGCACCGAGAGCGTCTTGTCATGCGTCGCGGTTTCGACGTCAACGTCCGCGGTCATTCCGGGCCGAATCTCGGGAACCGAGATGTCGAACACGACTTTGACCTCGAAATTGGTCTGACCGTCGCTGCCGGCCGACAGCGTGCGCATGGCGGTGCTTCCGATCTCGACCACGGTGCCGGGGAACGTGGTGTCGGGGAACGCATCCACCGTGATCTTGGCTTTCTGCCCGAGCTTGACGTCCACTACGTCGGTCTCGTCGACGTCGGCACGAACCAGCATTCGCGACATGTCCGAAACCGTCAGGATCTGCGTGCCCGGATTGTTCATGGTTCCCGTGATCACGATCTCGCCCTGCTCGACGTTCAACGCGCTCACCACGCCGTCGAATGGCGCCGTGAAACGAGTCTTGCTGAGGTTGTCGGCCGAGCCCTGCGCCGCCGCGCGCGCCCGAGCGACTTCCTCGTTCGCCGCCGCCGAGGAACTGCGTGCGCCTTCATAGGCCTGCGTCGCCTGATCCCACTCCTGCTGCGAGAGCAGGCGCTGCTCGAACAGCTGCCGCTGCCGAGCGTAGGCCGCCTCGGACACCTTCAGAGACGCATCCGCCTCGCGGCGACGGGCCTCTGCCGATGCCAGCGCGGCGCGGGTCTGATCGTACGCCGAGCGATATTGCGTGTCGTCGAGTTGCAGCAGCAGTTGGCCACGCTTGACCCGGTCGCCTTCTTTGACCGCAAGGCGGCTGATCTTGCCGACCACGTCGGCGCTGACATTGACCTGGGTGCGCGCCTCGATCTTGCCGGGCGACCGCACGCGGGAAGTCACCGCCTCGTTTCGAACCCGACTCAATTGCACCGGAGTGCCCTTGTTGCCGGATCCGCGCGACATGTTCGCGACCACCACCACCACCACGAGTAGTGCGGCGAGCCCGATCCACAGCCACTTCATCTTGCCCTTCATGTGCGACCGCTCCCTTCGCCAGCGTTACTCGGCACGGCCCCGAACACGGTCCAGATCCGCGTCCGCGACCCGAATCGCCGCGAGCGCCGAGACCACATCGGCGGACGCGCGTTCGTGACTCACCTGGGCGTCGATCAGGTCCAGAATCGTCGCCGAACCCACGTTGTACTTCTCGCGCGCGAGCTTGAGACTCTCGCGTGCCGCTTCGAGTGCGCGCCGCGCGACCTGCTCGCCTGCGACCGCCGCTTCATACGCCAGCAACGATCGACGCACCTCGCCACGCAGCCCGCGCTGCAACTGATCCCGCGACTCCTGAGCCCGCATCAGCCGCGCCTTGGCGCTGGCATTGCGCGCCTGGGTCGCGAACCCGTTGAACAGGTCCATGCTCACGGCGATCGATGCCGAGGTCTCTCGATCGCTCTCCGACTCGCTCGAGGAAACGCCGGGCGGAATCGCGGGTGCTCCAGGAGGATCGACCGTCGAGGTCGAGCGCGAGGTCGGATTGAAGGTCATGCTGGCGCTGCCGTTCACATACGGCAGGTAGTCGAGCCGGGCCGAGGTCACGTTCGCGCGTGCGGCGGCGAGCTCGGTCTCGGCGGACCGCAGGTCGGGGCGCGCGCGCCCGGCCTCCTGCACCAGCGTTTCGAGTTCGTCGGTCCGTCGCGCGACCACCAGCGACGTGTCGACTTCGTCGAGACGCTCCTCGGCGATGCCGAGTTGATCGGCGAGCAGGATTCGCTGACCGACGATGCTCTGGCGGCGCGTCAGTGAGTCCAGCTCGGACTGCGCGGTACGCACCTGGGCGCGCAGCAGATCGTTTCGCGAAACCGAGCCGACCTCGAACAGCGCGCGGACGCGACGTTCGTCGTCGCGAGACAGGCGCAGCGCGCTGTCGGCGACCAGTGAAAGCCGAACCGCCTTGACAACTTCGTAGAACTGACGACGGGTGGCGAAGGCCACCTCGTTGCGCGACGACTGCATCGAGTGACGAGCCGCCGACTGCGAACGGCGCGCGGAAATCACGCCGGCCCATGCCGACAGATCGAGCAGGTTCCAGCTCCCGGTCAGGGTCGGATTGGTGCCGTGAATCTCGAAGTCGCTCGTGAAGGGCTGAGTGAGCGTGCCGCCCACGTTACGCCCGCCGGCCTGATTGTCGGTGGCGCTGAGATAGCGGGTGACGCTGCCGGAGATGCGCGGCAGGACGCCCGAATAGGCGCTGTAGGCGCCGCTGCGCGCGTCGAGGATCGCGGCCTTCGAGCTGACGATTTGAGGGTTCTGCGTGAGCGCCAGCCGCACGGCGTCGTCGACGGTCAGGGCTGCGCCGGCACTCGAGACGAGAGCCGACGAAGTGAGAAGCGAAGCGAGAATTTGCCACCAGCGTAGCGACGTCATTCGAATTCTCCGGAAGGATCCGGGGACTCCCCCGGTGACGGGGCCTTCTACGCAGGCCTCCGGTTCAGGTTGCAGGGCACTAGCTTCCGGGCGTGAACATCCCGGCCAGCGCCGCGATGAATAGCATCAGTCCGACATAGAGAGCTCCAACCACCCACGCCACCGACCGCCGCGGGGCGCCTGTCAGCGCCGACGCACCAATCACGGTGACTGCGATGCACCACACCGCGAACGGTCCGACGCCGTCGAGGAACACTTTCGAGCCGGTGAGGAGCTTGGTCGGCGTCTCCGTCTCCGGTAGCAGGGCCGCAAATCCGAGATGAACGCCGCGAAGGGTGCCCTTCGACCAGGCGATCACGCCGGTCAGCACGATCGCCGGCAGCATGATCAGCGAGGACCAGGCGTTGACCTCGAATGCCTGCCGGTACTTCATCGGGTGGCCGAGCACGAATCCGACGCCGAACCACACCATCAGCGCACCGACCAGGCTCATGATCACCCAGGTGACCGCCTGCTGGAGGATCGAAAACGTCCAGCCGAGCGGCTGAGTCATCATGGCGGTCAGCTCGTCGACACGCTCCGCCGGCATCTGGCCCGCCTCGACCGCCTGCTCCCAGCCCGTCCGGATCATGGGGATCACCGCGCGCTCGTACAACACCACGGTGCTCGCAATCTGCACAACGATCATCACGGCCAGCGGAAACCACCAGCGGGGGCGTTCGAGCCCCGCCCACGCGCGCGTCGGCCGCGCGAAAATCGCGACCGCCCGCTCGATCAGCGAGGGCATGGGTTCACTTGCGGCGACCGGACTCGCCGTCGGCGGCGCGTCGGGTGACAGCATCGGGGGGACCTCCGGGAACTTCGGGGATGTGAAGCGCCGAGAAGCCAGCGATTTCGCAACATACGGAGCCGGCGACCGAGGGGTCAATCCACCCTCCACCGGCGCGGCAAACCCCGCCGCGGGCGCGGACGGAGGCCTGAAAACGAACGCCCCGGACCACCCGGCCCGGGGCGCGAACTGGAACTTCCGCCGACGACTAGTGCAGCGAGAACTTGACCGGAACCGCGACCCACACGGCGACCGGCTTATTGTTGGAGAGTGCGGGCTTGAAGATCCACTTCCGCACGGCCTCCGCCGCTGCTTGATCCAGCATCGGAATCGACTTCACGACCTTGACGTCAATGACCTTGCCGTTCTTGCCGACCAGGGCCTGAACCAGCACCGTGCCATCGACGTTCGCCTCACGAGCCATGTCCGGATAGGCCGGCGGAACCTTCGTGACCGCCTCGGGCAATTCTTCAACGTAGACGTACTCGCCGAATTGCGGCAACTGATCGTCCGAGGGCGGAGCGACGACGATGTTGTCACCGTCGCCCGAGCTGACGCCCGGCATGATGGCCGCGATCTCCTCCTGAGAGGCGATCGTCTGCTCCGGCGGAGCTTCGGCATCGGGGACCGGCACCGGGATCGCAACCGTCGGCGGGGCCGCCGGTTGCGTGATCGACACCTGTGGAGGCGGAGTGTCCTGAGACAGCGGAGGCGGCGCGGCCAGCTCGCGGTAAGGAACCACGATGACGCTGGTCTCGTGAGGCTGACGCTTCAGCAGCTCGCTGGTACCGAATGAAACCAGGTACAGCAGCAGCCAGGCGCCCGAGCCGACGAGGACGCCTCGGAACATGTAAGTCCGGGCGACTTCCTTGAGCTCCGGAGCCCCGTAGGGCATGAACTCGAACAACGCTTCGGAGCGCGTCGTCACAGCGACTCGACCTCCTTCTTCTCCTCAACCGTTAGTGTCTGGAGCGAGAACCGGGTGAGGCTCGCGATATCCAGCTCATCGATGGCATTGACCATGTTGTTGAACTTGGCCTCGCGATCGATCCGGATCACCACGATCTTCTCCTTGTTGCCCTTCCAGGGTGCGAAAACAGCGCTCAAACCCTTCATGTCGGTACGCGCCCACGGGTCGGATGCGTTCTTCCAGTATACACGATCATCCGGAAGCATCCGGACTTCGATCACTTTGGACGCGGCCACATCGACCTTGACGTCTTCCTTGGGTGGCAGGTTGATCTCGAGCGCCTGAGGCGTCCGGAACACCGTGGTCACCATGAAGAAGATGAGCAGGAGGAATGCGACGTCGACCATGGGGGTCATGTCGATCCGGATGCCGACCCGGCGCTTCTTGCGCCGATGACCCTTGCCCTTCTGTTTGCCACCGCGTTCTGGGGTGTCTACCGCACCCATGGATCCTCACCTCCCCCTTCTAGTGTTCGCCGCCCGCCGCACGGGCGAGCGCGCCCGCTCCGCCTTCGAGGTCGGTCATGACGTTGAATCGAGTGGCATTCGCCGACTGCAGTCCGGACATCATGTCCGCCATGATCCCGTACTGAGCATTCTTGTCCATCTTCACGATCATGCGCGCCCCCGGGTTCGCGCTGCGCGCCCGGGTCAGAATGGTTCCGAGCTGGTCCTTCACGTTCTCGGGCAGCAACTCCTGCGACACCTCGCTGCCCTTCTCCCTCCAGATCACGCGTACACCGGACAGGTTGTTGTATTCCGGCTTCGGTGCCGTGACGGCGATCGTGACGACGTCGGACTCGGGTGCCTTGGCCTCCGAATTCGATTCCGGCAGGTTGATCTTGTCCTTTTCCGGAGGATCGAACTGCGTCGTGCACATGAAGAAGATGAGGAGCAGGAACGCCACATCGACCATCGGCGTCATGTCGATGGCGATGCCGATGCGGCGCATCTTTTTGAGCATCGTGCGACTCCCCTCTTACTTGCGATCGCTGGCCGAGGCGGACAGCAGCTGAACCGCTTCGTACGACGCCTCGTCCATCATGTAGTTGAACGAGTCGACGCGAGTCACGAACACGTTGTAGGCGACGATGCCGGCGATGGCGCAGAACAGCCCGCCTGCGGTGTTGATCAGTGCTTCGGAGATACCGACGGCGAGCTTGCTCGCGTCGACGGCGCCAGCGTGCCCGAGTGCGGCGAACGAGCGGATCATACCCATCACGGTTCCGAGCAGTCCAATCATGGTCGCGATCGACGCGATGGTCGAAAGCGCGATCAGGTTGCGCTCGAGCAGCGGCACTTCGAGGCCGTTCGCTTCCTGAATCGCGGCCTGCGTCTCGGCTACGATCTTGTCCTTCGGGGCGCCTTCCTTGCGAAGCTGCTGAAAGCGCTCGAGGCCGGCGCGAATCACGTTCGCTGCCGAACCGCGCTGCTGCCCGCACAACTGGATCGCGCCGTCCACGTCACCCGCGTGAAGCCGCTTGCGCACGTTGTTCAGGAACTCCGGAAGCGGGCCCTTGCCCTGAGCCTTTTTGAGGCTCCAGAGTCGCTCGATGATGAACGCGGTCTGCAGAATGACCAGCATGATCAGCGCCGCAACGAGCGGTCCGCCCTGCTTCATCTGAGTTCCGACCTCTCCGAGCGCCGGCAGGAACCACCAGATGCCGAATGAAACCACGGCGGCGAGAAGAAATCCGAGCGGGACGATGAAACGGTTCATGGGTTGCGTGTCCTCCTGGACCCGGTCGCGCTGCGGCTCCGGGGTGCCTGTGGGATGTCATGCCGGCCACATCGACCGACATGGCGCCGACCCGCACGGGTCCGGTCGCCAGGTAGAGCGAGAAACGGAAATTCGATCGCTGCTCTCACGCGGGTGCGTTTCCGCCTACCGCGAACGAAGCGATCGCCTGCTCCTCCGTCTCGTGGTGATCGAACAGCATGATCAGCTTCATCATCACGAACAACTGCTGCAACCGCTTGCCGAGCCCACACAACTTGATCTCGCCTCCGCGGCCTTTGTAATTCGCGTAGGCACGCATCAGCACGCCGATCGCGACCGAATTCAAGGCATCGCATTCCGAAAAGTTCAGCACCAGATGCTGATTCCCTGCCGCCGCCTCGTCCAGCAGCACCTTCTGCAACTCGTCGGTCTCGCGGTCACCGAAGAAACTCCCGCGCAGCGAGTACACGACGATCGACCGAACCTCTCGACGCTTGAGGGCCATGGAGGAGTCCCGCTAGACCGACCGCGACTCGGCAAAGCTCGCGATCGCCTGCTCTTCGTTCGGGTACACGTCGAACACCAGCGAAAGCTTCGTGATCACGAAGATGTTCTCGATGCGCTTGTCCACCGAGCACAGCTTCATCTGGCCGCCGCGCTTGACGTAACTCGTATGCGCCGAGATCAGCACGCCGAGCGCCGTCGAATTGAGGTGCTGCGTTTCGCTCAAGTTGACGACCAGGTGCTTGTTGCCACTCTCACCGAGCTGCTTGATGACGCGATCGAGTTCGTCGGTTTCCTCGCCGCCGGTCAGATACCCCTTCGGAGCCAGTACGGTGATGCTCTCTACCTGGCGCTGCTTCATTGTCCGCCTCCCTTGCTGGGGCTGGGCGCGCCGCCCGAAACCGCCTTGACGCCCCTCAGCGCGTCGGGTTGCGCGGGGTCGATGGCGAGCACGCGCCGGTAGGTTTCCAGCGCCTTCGATCGATTGCCGCTGTTCTGATACGCCTGCCCGAGCCACACGAGGGACTGCTTGTCCTGAGGGTCGAGCGCTGCCGCGCGCTCGAGCTGGCCGGCCGCACCCTCCCAATTCTTGTCGAGCAATGCGTAGTAGCCGAGCTGCGCGTAGGCCTTGCCCATCAGCTTGCTGGTGGAATCCAGTGCCACCGCTCGAGCGAAGGCGACCGTCGCGCCCGGAACGTCCTTCTGCTGGTCGAGCAACACCCCGAGCCAGAAGTGCCGATCGGCGCGAGCGCTGTCAAGAGCGGCCGCCTGCCGGAGCGCGTTGATGGCCTCTCCGAGCTGGTCCATCTGCTTGTAGGACAAGCCGCTGTAGTAGTACGCCTCGCCGTTGCGCGGGTCAAGAGCGATTCGACGCTGAAACAGTCCGAGCGCCCCGCTCCAGTCCTTGGCGGCAAATTTCATCTTGCCGAGCTCGTTGAGCGCGAACCGCGCATCGCCACTGGTCGAGTCGCGCGCGATGATCGCCTGATAGACCGAATCCGCGCGCAGTGGTTGTCCGGTGAACGAGAGGATCTGCGCAACGATCAACGCCTCCTTCGGCCCCGGCTCACCCCTTTCGAATGCCTCGATCGCCTTCTGCCATTCCCGCTTGTCGGCGAACGCGCGGCCGAGCACCGTGTACATGTCCTTGCTCTTCTCGCCGAGCTGTGAGGCCTTCGTCATCATCTCGATCGCGGCATCGCGCTCGCGCAGGTAGTAGAGCGTGCGTCCCAGCGCGCTCAGGCCCCGCGGGTCGTCGGGTGCCAGCTTCACGTAGGCTTCGAGTGGCACACGCGCTTCCGCGTAGCGCCGTGGATCTGCCGCCCCCGAGAGGTAGAGGATGTTTCCAAGCGCGAGCTGCCCGGCCGCGAACTCCGGGGATTGACGCACCGCGATCCGGTATTCGTCCAGGGCTTCGTTGTAGCGCTTGTCGTAAAACAGCGCCTGACCGAGACCGTAGTGCAGCTCGGCATCCGAGCTGTCGATCTCCACGGCCGCCTGGTACTCGAGCGCCGCGAGCGCCCAAGTCCCGCGCCCGAAATAGAAGTCACCGAGCGCGCGCCGCACATCCGGATCGGACGGCGCCTGCTCACGAGCACGCGTGAAGTAGATCGCGGCGGCGCGAAGCGAATCCCGAGCGGTCTCGACCCCACCGAGACCGACCAGGAAGCGTGGCGTCCACCGGGGTCCCCACTTGAGTCCGACCGAATACGCCTCGCTGGCCCGATCCAGTTGCTTGATCGCGATCAGGCACTCGCCGAGCGACAGTTGCGCTTCGGGAAACTTGCGATCCAGGTCGACGGCCTTCTCGAGAAACGGCACGGCCTCCGCACACTTGTCGAGACGTTTGAGCACCTCGCCCTGGCCCCAATGCGCTTCGGCGAGGCCCGCGTCCATCTTCTGCGCGATCTGAAACGCGTCGAGTGCCTTGTCGAGCTGGCGGCGGCGCAGGTAGACGCGACCCGCTCCCGCACGGCCGGCCGCGAGGCCCTGCGAGGCGGCCCGCTCGAACGACTGCATCGCGTCGTCGAGGCGATTGGCGGCCAGCGCGGCCTTGCCGTCCTTGACGTCGTCCGCGCGGGCCATCGGTGCGAGCGCACTCGTCGCGAGCGCGCCGGCGATGAGACAGGTGAGCATCCACCGCGATGAACTCAGGGGCGTCTTCATATCGAGAATCTCGACTCTCCTCTCAGTGAGAACCCTTCATCGGGGAGCGACGCACGAATCGAAGCGGAATCGCGGTCGGCAGCAGGCCGGCGGCGTGTACCAGGCTCTGGCCCTCGCGACTCGTCATGAACGTGATGAAACCCTTGGCCAGCGGGGGGCCCGATTCGCGCGCATACACGTGCAGCGAGCGAGTGAGCGGATAGTCCCCTTCGTGGATGGCTTCGAGATCCGGACTCCAATAGGGAAGTCCGTCGAGACGCGAGAGCCGCAGGTCGCGCGTGCCTTCGCGCCGCGCGCCGAGCGTCACGTAGCCGACCGCACCGGGTCGTCGCGCCACCAGCGCGACCACCTCGGAGTCCGAGGCCGCTCGCAGCGAGGGCGCGGCGACGGCGCGGTTGTCGAGTGCCTGCTGCGCGAATGCCTCGACCAGGTCGGGGGCATCGGTGCGGATCGAGGGCTCGATCGCCGCATCAGCTCCACCGAACTCCTTCCAGCTGCGCGCGGTCCCGGCGTAGAGCTTGCGAACGTCGGGCACCGACAGATTCTCGACCGAATTGCGCGGGTTCACCACCATGACGATCGCGTCGCGTGCGAACGCGTAACCCTCGAGCGCGAGCCGGCCACGTACCGCAGCCGCCCGCTCGTCGGTTCCGAGATCCCGCGTCAAAATCGCGAGATCCGCAGTCGCGCCGAACAGCGCGCGTACCGCGTCGCTTGACGTTCCCTCCTCGACCCGAATGTGCGCCTCGGGGTAGCGCGCTTCGAACTCGACGGCGGCTTGCCGTACGAGCGGAAGCACCTCCCGAGGACTGACGATGCTGATACTCCCGCCGGTGATGGTTTCTTCCGGATTCCGTTCCCCGGCAGGACGCGAACACCCGGTCAGGAGCGCGGCCACGAACGGCAGAAACAACACGGGCGCCCAGCGCAGGAGCCGGAAGGCCCGTGCCCGGACGCCGAAGTGACGTGAGTCTAGGAAGCGGAAACCGATGCTGTCAATCACGTTGAGGTCACGCCACGGGCGCCGTTCAGGGCCGCAACCGGTTGAGCATGCGAGGAAAGGCGATCGATTCGCGGACATGGTCGAGCCCCGCGATCCAGGCCAGCGTGCGTTCGACCCCGATCCCGAAGCCGGAATGCGGGACGGAGCCGTAGCGGCGCAGGTCCTTGTACCACTCGAACGCCTCCTGCGGGAGCTGGTGCTCGTCGATGCGGCGGGTCAGCAGCTCCAGCGACGACATGCGCTGGCCGCCGCCGATGATTTCGCCGTAGCCCTCCGGAGCCAGACAGTCGCACGACAGCGACAGCCTCGAGTCGGCAGGATCGGGCTCCATGTAGAACGGCTTCACGGCGGCGGGATAGTGCGTCACGAACACCGGCACGTCGTAGCGCTTGGAGATCTCGGTCTCGTCCGGCGAGCCGAAGTCGCTGCCCCACTCGAACGGCAAGCCCGCCGCCTTCACCAGCTCGACTGCATCGTTGTAGTGAATACGAGGAAACGGTCCGCGGATGCGCTCGAGCGGC
Encoded proteins:
- a CDS encoding tetratricopeptide repeat protein → MKTPLSSSRWMLTCLIAGALATSALAPMARADDVKDGKAALAANRLDDAMQSFERAASQGLAAGRAGAGRVYLRRRQLDKALDAFQIAQKMDAGLAEAHWGQGEVLKRLDKCAEAVPFLEKAVDLDRKFPEAQLSLGECLIAIKQLDRASEAYSVGLKWGPRWTPRFLVGLGGVETARDSLRAAAIYFTRAREQAPSDPDVRRALGDFYFGRGTWALAALEYQAAVEIDSSDAELHYGLGQALFYDKRYNEALDEYRIAVRQSPEFAAGQLALGNILYLSGAADPRRYAEARVPLEAYVKLAPDDPRGLSALGRTLYYLRERDAAIEMMTKASQLGEKSKDMYTVLGRAFADKREWQKAIEAFERGEPGPKEALIVAQILSFTGQPLRADSVYQAIIARDSTSGDARFALNELGKMKFAAKDWSGALGLFQRRIALDPRNGEAYYYSGLSYKQMDQLGEAINALRQAAALDSARADRHFWLGVLLDQQKDVPGATVAFARAVALDSTSKLMGKAYAQLGYYALLDKNWEGAAGQLERAAALDPQDKQSLVWLGQAYQNSGNRSKALETYRRVLAIDPAQPDALRGVKAVSGGAPSPSKGGGQ
- a CDS encoding efflux RND transporter periplasmic adaptor subunit, with protein sequence MKGKMKWLWIGLAALLVVVVVVANMSRGSGNKGTPVQLSRVRNEAVTSRVRSPGKIEARTQVNVSADVVGKISRLAVKEGDRVKRGQLLLQLDDTQYRSAYDQTRAALASAEARRREADASLKVSEAAYARQRQLFEQRLLSQQEWDQATQAYEGARSSSAAANEEVARARAAAQGSADNLSKTRFTAPFDGVVSALNVEQGEIVITGTMNNPGTQILTVSDMSRMLVRADVDETDVVDVKLGQKAKITVDAFPDTTFPGTVVEIGSTAMRTLSAGSDGQTNFEVKVVFDISVPEIRPGMTADVDVETATHDKTLSVPIQAVVVRTERELERAAKSKAGKTARAPKSRKGDAVAAEEDTTGRRDKEITGVFVVKDGVATFKPVRTGIASETMIEIFGEIAEKDEVVTGPYKALRELKPNGKVRKETSGPGRAGK
- a CDS encoding biopolymer transporter ExbD; its protein translation is MGAVDTPERGGKQKGKGHRRKKRRVGIRIDMTPMVDVAFLLLIFFMVTTVFRTPQALEINLPPKEDVKVDVAASKVIEVRMLPDDRVYWKNASDPWARTDMKGLSAVFAPWKGNKEKIVVIRIDREAKFNNMVNAIDELDIASLTRFSLQTLTVEEKKEVESL
- a CDS encoding TolC family protein — encoded protein: MTSLRWWQILASLLTSSALVSSAGAALTVDDAVRLALTQNPQIVSSKAAILDARSGAYSAYSGVLPRISGSVTRYLSATDNQAGGRNVGGTLTQPFTSDFEIHGTNPTLTGSWNLLDLSAWAGVISARRSQSAARHSMQSSRNEVAFATRRQFYEVVKAVRLSLVADSALRLSRDDERRVRALFEVGSVSRNDLLRAQVRTAQSELDSLTRRQSIVGQRILLADQLGIAEERLDEVDTSLVVARRTDELETLVQEAGRARPDLRSAETELAAARANVTSARLDYLPYVNGSASMTFNPTSRSTSTVDPPGAPAIPPGVSSSESESDRETSASIAVSMDLFNGFATQARNASAKARLMRAQESRDQLQRGLRGEVRRSLLAYEAAVAGEQVARRALEAARESLKLAREKYNVGSATILDLIDAQVSHERASADVVSALAAIRVADADLDRVRGRAE
- a CDS encoding solute-binding protein, giving the protein MIDSIGFRFLDSRHFGVRARAFRLLRWAPVLFLPFVAALLTGCSRPAGERNPEETITGGSISIVSPREVLPLVRQAAVEFEARYPEAHIRVEEGTSSDAVRALFGATADLAILTRDLGTDERAAAVRGRLALEGYAFARDAIVMVVNPRNSVENLSVPDVRKLYAGTARSWKEFGGADAAIEPSIRTDAPDLVEAFAQQALDNRAVAAPSLRAASDSEVVALVARRPGAVGYVTLGARREGTRDLRLSRLDGLPYWSPDLEAIHEGDYPLTRSLHVYARESGPPLAKGFITFMTSREGQSLVHAAGLLPTAIPLRFVRRSPMKGSH
- a CDS encoding STAS domain-containing protein — encoded protein: MALKRREVRSIVVYSLRGSFFGDRETDELQKVLLDEAAAGNQHLVLNFSECDALNSVAIGVLMRAYANYKGRGGEIKLCGLGKRLQQLFVMMKLIMLFDHHETEEQAIASFAVGGNAPA
- a CDS encoding MotA/TolQ/ExbB proton channel family protein; amino-acid sequence: MNRFIVPLGFLLAAVVSFGIWWFLPALGEVGTQMKQGGPLVAALIMLVILQTAFIIERLWSLKKAQGKGPLPEFLNNVRKRLHAGDVDGAIQLCGQQRGSAANVIRAGLERFQQLRKEGAPKDKIVAETQAAIQEANGLEVPLLERNLIALSTIASIATMIGLLGTVMGMIRSFAALGHAGAVDASKLAVGISEALINTAGGLFCAIAGIVAYNVFVTRVDSFNYMMDEASYEAVQLLSASASDRK
- a CDS encoding STAS domain-containing protein encodes the protein MKQRQVESITVLAPKGYLTGGEETDELDRVIKQLGESGNKHLVVNLSETQHLNSTALGVLISAHTSYVKRGGQMKLCSVDKRIENIFVITKLSLVFDVYPNEEQAIASFAESRSV
- a CDS encoding biopolymer transporter ExbD translates to MLKKMRRIGIAIDMTPMVDVAFLLLIFFMCTTQFDPPEKDKINLPESNSEAKAPESDVVTIAVTAPKPEYNNLSGVRVIWREKGSEVSQELLPENVKDQLGTILTRARSANPGARMIVKMDKNAQYGIMADMMSGLQSANATRFNVMTDLEGGAGALARAAGGEH
- a CDS encoding energy transducer TonB; the protein is MTTRSEALFEFMPYGAPELKEVARTYMFRGVLVGSGAWLLLYLVSFGTSELLKRQPHETSVIVVPYRELAAPPPLSQDTPPPQVSITQPAAPPTVAIPVPVPDAEAPPEQTIASQEEIAAIMPGVSSGDGDNIVVAPPSDDQLPQFGEYVYVEELPEAVTKVPPAYPDMAREANVDGTVLVQALVGKNGKVIDVKVVKSIPMLDQAAAEAVRKWIFKPALSNNKPVAVWVAVPVKFSLH